A part of Anaerobranca gottschalkii DSM 13577 genomic DNA contains:
- a CDS encoding sensor domain-containing diguanylate cyclase, producing MGKQKVFKGAVAGLGIILLSLGGISSRELFTSDNFGLILLFLVLSSLLERMTIPLAKGHLSLAFAFILCAFYVFQDLFLPVLIVSLGILLTQLIFDKRKVIDALFNVGIVSTSTIVGGYVFSISGGTWEAFDNYSIIPLFLMVFTIIVINHVILATFYHLLDRNYTVKILLHDIQWDLLTYFITVPLGIIMAGLYNYDPISIVIIFVPLVTSSYVFRLYKKVARLNEQLHGIYTITTEINASLDIEKTLSKVGEHCSQVLELNSLYIFLLEGDEELKAVYCKGDMKDYLEKTNLKLGQGATGYCAQSKQTVLVEDTAKDSRIFNNALDQSYSLLAVPMIRGENLIGVITGIKYKKKAFNKTEVLLLEILANQAAVALANAKTFKDMETKAIIDDLTKVYNYRYFQQRIQQEVEKAALEGSKVSLMVIDLDDFKRINDTYGHTVGNRVLIDLASIFRKYIRKYDVLFRYGGDEFVILFPDTDKVTAEKVAKRILKEVANTPLIIEEGIEEFLSFSAGIAEYPTDADDHLDLMRKADRTMYVGSKETGKNKVSVYNKRDLLN from the coding sequence ATGGGAAAACAAAAAGTTTTTAAAGGAGCGGTGGCAGGTTTAGGGATTATTTTACTGTCTTTAGGGGGTATATCTAGTAGAGAACTATTTACTAGTGATAATTTTGGTCTCATCCTTTTATTTTTAGTATTGTCTTCTTTATTAGAGAGAATGACAATACCCCTTGCTAAAGGTCATTTGTCTTTAGCTTTTGCCTTTATTCTCTGTGCCTTTTATGTTTTCCAAGACCTTTTTTTACCAGTTTTGATTGTTTCATTAGGTATACTCTTAACTCAACTTATTTTTGATAAACGAAAAGTAATTGATGCCTTATTTAATGTGGGAATTGTTTCTACATCTACTATAGTTGGAGGCTATGTTTTCAGTATTTCTGGAGGAACTTGGGAAGCATTTGATAATTATTCTATTATTCCTTTATTTCTAATGGTATTTACTATTATAGTAATTAACCACGTAATTTTAGCTACCTTTTATCATTTGTTAGATAGAAATTATACTGTTAAAATTTTACTCCACGATATTCAATGGGATTTATTAACATATTTTATTACAGTACCTTTAGGGATTATAATGGCGGGACTGTATAATTATGATCCCATTTCAATAGTAATTATTTTTGTTCCTTTAGTTACTTCTTCATATGTTTTCCGGTTATATAAAAAAGTTGCCCGATTAAATGAACAGCTTCATGGTATTTATACTATAACTACAGAAATTAATGCCAGTTTAGATATTGAAAAAACTTTATCAAAGGTAGGAGAACATTGTAGTCAAGTGCTAGAACTAAACTCCCTTTATATTTTTTTGTTAGAGGGAGATGAAGAACTTAAAGCAGTATATTGCAAAGGAGATATGAAGGACTATTTGGAGAAAACTAATTTAAAACTAGGTCAAGGAGCCACTGGTTATTGTGCCCAAAGTAAGCAAACGGTATTGGTGGAGGATACAGCCAAAGATTCCCGGATATTTAACAATGCATTAGATCAGTCTTATTCATTGTTAGCTGTTCCAATGATTAGAGGAGAAAATTTAATTGGAGTTATAACGGGAATTAAATACAAGAAAAAGGCATTTAATAAAACAGAAGTACTCCTTTTAGAAATATTGGCTAACCAGGCGGCAGTTGCCCTTGCTAATGCTAAAACCTTTAAAGATATGGAAACTAAAGCTATTATCGATGATTTAACGAAAGTATATAATTACCGCTATTTTCAACAGCGGATCCAGCAAGAAGTAGAAAAGGCAGCTTTAGAAGGGTCAAAGGTCAGTTTAATGGTAATTGATTTAGATGATTTTAAAAGGATTAACGATACATATGGGCATACAGTGGGCAATAGAGTTCTCATTGACTTAGCATCTATTTTTAGAAAATATATAAGAAAATATGATGTACTCTTTAGGTATGGTGGAGATGAGTTTGTCATACTTTTCCCCGATACCGATAAAGTTACCGCTGAAAAGGTGGCTAAAAGGATTTTAAAAGAAGTAGCTAATACCCCTCTAATTATCGAAGAAGGGATTGAGGAATTCTTAAGTTTTAGTGCTGGGATAGCAGAATATCCTACCGATGCCGATGACCATTTAGATTTAATGAGAAAAGCTGACCGAACTATGTATGTTGGCTCTAAAGAAACTGGGAAAAATAAAGTCTCAGTTTATAATAAAAGGGATTTGCTTAATTAA
- the fliW gene encoding flagellar assembly protein FliW: MELKTARFGVLEVKEEKIITFPQGIPGFEHLTKYILLEEPDTNEAFYWLQSVEDGDISLLLTRPYLFTDYKVQLDRELLEDIGIKEEGQGEVFTVVNVPDDFHKATTNLMAPIILNSETMEGKQVILTETNWPIKYPLFSGEKRAEGGR; encoded by the coding sequence ATGGAATTAAAAACAGCCCGTTTTGGAGTCTTAGAAGTTAAGGAAGAAAAGATCATTACCTTTCCCCAAGGGATACCGGGATTTGAACACCTAACCAAGTACATTCTTTTAGAAGAGCCAGATACCAATGAAGCCTTTTATTGGCTACAGTCAGTAGAAGATGGAGATATAAGTTTATTATTAACCCGCCCCTACCTTTTTACCGATTATAAAGTCCAGTTAGATAGAGAGTTATTGGAAGATATCGGGATAAAGGAAGAGGGGCAAGGTGAAGTTTTTACAGTAGTTAATGTCCCCGATGACTTTCACAAGGCTACCACTAACCTCATGGCACCGATTATTTTAAATAGTGAAACTATGGAAGGAAAACAGGTTATACTAACAGAAACAAACTGGCCTATCAAATATCCATTATTCTCAGGAGAGAAAAGGGCAGAAGGTGGTAGATAA
- a CDS encoding DUF2922 domain-containing protein encodes MSKTLQLVFRNQEGRTVTLSLNDPIEPIDSGEVQSVMDTIIAKDVFTSTGGSLVEKVTARLVAREVTEIF; translated from the coding sequence ATGAGCAAAACTTTACAATTAGTTTTTAGAAATCAAGAAGGAAGGACAGTAACTTTATCCCTTAATGATCCAATAGAGCCAATAGATAGTGGTGAAGTCCAGAGTGTTATGGATACTATTATAGCTAAAGATGTCTTTACTTCAACGGGCGGAAGTTTAGTGGAAAAGGTAACAGCCCGCTTAGTGGCTAGAGAAGTTACAGAAATTTTTTAA
- a CDS encoding polysaccharide deacetylase family protein: protein MDKDYSVINRVFILLNILMIGILLGSMEEKPLPPIPIEPPGETVQEILYKIGEDWVVGVITLDTIEGVSIAPPPIYIPQPPPPPLPPPPLPPRPPKPPTPIVPVIYAGSNREKRVAITFDDGPNATTLSPLLEILDQYDVKATFFLIGQRAQGREDLVKKIYDRGHQIANHSYSHPYFTKLSRDRGEQEITKTERILGDYMTYRYFRPPYGDYNRQTLELAYKLEYRIILWDVDTRDWMATSSEEIVRRVKEKTKAGSIILFHEGKELTLKALPEILEWLTEEGYTFVTVAELLGD, encoded by the coding sequence TTGGACAAAGATTATTCTGTCATTAACCGGGTATTTATCCTCTTGAATATTTTAATGATAGGTATTTTGTTAGGATCGATGGAAGAAAAGCCACTCCCTCCAATTCCAATAGAACCCCCAGGAGAAACAGTTCAAGAGATACTATATAAGATAGGGGAAGATTGGGTAGTTGGAGTTATAACTTTAGATACTATTGAAGGTGTTTCTATAGCCCCCCCTCCCATCTATATACCACAACCACCTCCACCACCCCTTCCGCCACCACCTCTTCCGCCACGACCTCCTAAACCACCAACTCCTATAGTACCTGTGATATATGCCGGTAGTAATAGGGAAAAAAGGGTGGCAATAACCTTTGATGATGGTCCCAATGCTACAACATTATCTCCCCTTTTAGAGATTTTAGATCAATATGATGTTAAAGCTACTTTTTTCCTTATTGGTCAAAGGGCACAGGGAAGGGAGGATTTAGTCAAGAAAATTTATGATAGGGGGCACCAAATAGCTAATCACTCCTATTCTCACCCTTATTTTACTAAATTAAGTAGGGATAGGGGGGAACAGGAAATAACTAAAACTGAAAGGATATTAGGTGATTATATGACTTATCGCTATTTTAGGCCTCCCTACGGCGATTATAATCGGCAAACCTTAGAATTAGCCTATAAATTAGAGTATCGGATAATCCTTTGGGATGTAGATACAAGGGATTGGATGGCGACAAGCTCTGAAGAAATAGTCAGGAGGGTTAAGGAAAAAACAAAGGCAGGAAGTATTATTCTTTTCCATGAAGGGAAGGAATTGACTTTAAAGGCATTGCCTGAAATTTTAGAGTGGCTGACAGAGGAAGGGTACACCTTCGTAACAGTAGCAGAGCTGTTGGGAGATTGA
- a CDS encoding TIGR03826 family flagellar region protein, producing MDVRNCPKCGKLFQRLRRDICPACAQQEDKEYEIVRDYIYDNPNSDVQTVSEETGVAVETILKFLRENRLINVSEALLLDCELCGSPIPSGRFCKECGEKLEKEFSSLNTKKDGLNLPKSDKKASFHFMRDRLVKRDR from the coding sequence ATGGATGTAAGGAATTGCCCAAAATGTGGAAAGCTTTTTCAAAGACTTAGGAGGGATATCTGCCCTGCTTGTGCCCAGCAAGAAGATAAGGAATATGAAATAGTTAGGGATTACATCTATGATAACCCTAATTCTGATGTTCAAACAGTTTCCGAGGAGACAGGGGTAGCAGTAGAAACTATTTTGAAATTTTTGCGGGAAAATAGGTTGATTAACGTCTCAGAAGCTTTATTATTAGATTGTGAACTTTGTGGTTCCCCTATCCCTAGTGGCCGTTTTTGTAAAGAATGTGGGGAAAAATTAGAAAAAGAGTTTTCTAGTTTAAACACTAAAAAAGATGGCTTAAACCTTCCTAAAAGTGATAAAAAAGCCAGTTTCCATTTTATGCGGGATCGGTTAGTTAAAAGGGATAGGTAA
- the fliD gene encoding flagellar filament capping protein FliD, whose translation MSFRIGGLGSGMDTQGMLEQIMKAERMPLDRLKQQRQILQWRQEDYRTINTKLLNFRNTAFDMRLSSKYTVRSATATNPNVLTATPTSSALSGNYTIEVISVATRSTANSAGEIGVKNAGAGKSLTELFEGFNFNEEGNHTFTINEVKFTFDETVYNEKKESGEQWVYLDPRRNLTATLNTINNSPAGVQLFYDSTEDKIFISTKETGKSLNLEGNFLEDILKLDLTNPESKYQEGQKAKVKVNGYTLERESNQFSFAGINFNIRETGATTLTVNQDHSMIFNNIKEFVDKYNELVTAINEKLYEERHRDYPPLTDEQREKLSEWEIKRWEERSRTGHLRNDRLLQSALSDLRTTITGAIPGLDVNMLSQIGISSRHYTDRGILTIDENKLRQAIEEDGEKIYRLFAGDPNQGIEGLSQRLTRTLDRSINRIASEAGRSSNIVDQSFIGRSIQRLDRQIETFEERLERVEERYWKQFVAMEKALDQMYSQSMWLNQQLMGMFR comes from the coding sequence ATGAGTTTTAGAATCGGCGGATTAGGAAGTGGAATGGACACCCAAGGGATGTTAGAACAGATAATGAAGGCTGAAAGGATGCCCTTAGACCGTCTAAAACAACAGCGGCAGATTCTCCAGTGGCGACAAGAAGATTACCGGACTATCAATACAAAATTATTAAACTTCAGGAATACTGCCTTCGACATGAGATTATCTAGCAAATACACCGTCCGCTCCGCTACAGCAACTAATCCCAATGTATTAACAGCGACACCGACTTCCAGTGCCTTAAGTGGTAACTACACTATAGAGGTAATTAGTGTTGCTACTAGAAGTACTGCCAATAGTGCAGGGGAGATAGGTGTCAAAAACGCCGGAGCCGGCAAATCTTTAACAGAGTTGTTTGAAGGATTTAATTTTAATGAAGAAGGAAACCATACCTTTACCATCAACGAAGTGAAATTTACTTTTGATGAAACTGTTTATAATGAAAAAAAAGAAAGTGGAGAACAATGGGTTTATTTAGATCCTCGCCGTAACTTAACGGCAACTTTAAATACCATCAACAACTCTCCAGCCGGTGTCCAACTCTTTTACGACAGCACTGAAGATAAAATCTTTATTTCAACAAAAGAAACAGGCAAAAGCCTTAATTTAGAGGGAAACTTTTTGGAAGATATCTTAAAATTAGATTTAACAAATCCGGAATCCAAATACCAAGAAGGGCAAAAAGCCAAAGTAAAAGTTAATGGCTATACTTTAGAAAGGGAGAGCAACCAGTTTTCCTTTGCTGGAATTAACTTTAATATTAGAGAAACAGGAGCTACAACTTTAACGGTAAATCAAGACCATTCAATGATTTTCAATAACATAAAGGAATTTGTGGATAAATACAATGAATTGGTAACTGCCATCAATGAAAAACTCTATGAAGAGCGACACCGGGATTATCCTCCACTGACCGATGAACAACGGGAAAAATTATCGGAGTGGGAGATAAAGCGGTGGGAAGAGCGATCTAGAACAGGACACCTGAGGAATGATAGATTGCTACAAAGTGCCTTATCTGACCTTAGAACTACCATAACCGGTGCAATACCGGGATTAGATGTCAATATGTTGTCCCAAATAGGAATTAGTTCCCGCCACTACACCGATAGGGGTATTTTGACAATTGATGAAAATAAGCTCCGTCAAGCTATTGAAGAAGATGGAGAAAAGATTTACAGGCTTTTTGCTGGTGATCCTAATCAAGGGATAGAAGGATTATCCCAAAGGCTGACTAGAACCTTAGACCGTTCTATCAACCGGATCGCCAGTGAAGCGGGTCGGAGTTCCAATATCGTAGATCAAAGCTTTATTGGCCGGAGTATTCAAAGATTAGACCGGCAAATAGAGACCTTTGAAGAAAGGTTAGAGAGGGTAGAGGAAAGGTACTGGAAGCAATTTGTCGCTATGGAAAAAGCATTAGATCAAATGTACAGTCAATCTATGTGGTTAAATCAACAGTTAATGGGAATGTTCCGATAA
- the flgK gene encoding flagellar hook-associated protein FlgK: MRSTFSGLELARRALQTQQVALNTVGHNIANANTKGYSRQEVITSATGPYTSPSNIRPMKAGQIGTGVSVVAIQRQFDKYTANQWRLENSLLAQWSQKKLGMEQIEAIFNEPSEGSVRRAVDEFWSALQQLAIEPTELSSRALVRQAGITMVDAFKTMDRQLEQVDRDYDELLKGAVAEINSLLNQITDINRRIVKVTAMGDYPNDLLDQRDLMLDKLTELINVDMEENSRGDLKLSFAGVTLVDFVGLGTEVARFKEENGAIILVNSNGDKVTDEEGDEVDVFGNILHGKVKGILDAKDAVHRYRGHLAEYALGYVDAINKQHNEGFDLSGENGVAFFVFDGEEIDIAGLGIDEKIQLIKKLEVNPEIMKNLTKIAARENFDPENPDANLGDGSNAVKMAELRHSGNLSYAGKEVTFDQYYRAVIADLGIETNETIQMTENQRALAQQFELRQEVFRGVSLDEEMTKMVQYQHSYAAAARLTTTIDEMIDLIVNRLGIVGR, translated from the coding sequence ATGCGTTCGACATTTTCAGGATTAGAATTAGCCCGTAGGGCTTTGCAGACCCAACAAGTAGCTTTAAATACTGTTGGACACAATATAGCTAATGCCAATACTAAAGGATATTCCCGTCAAGAAGTGATAACTTCGGCGACAGGACCTTATACCAGCCCTTCCAATATCAGGCCGATGAAGGCTGGGCAAATAGGAACAGGGGTCAGTGTCGTAGCAATCCAACGGCAATTTGATAAATATACCGCCAACCAATGGAGATTAGAAAATTCCTTATTAGCCCAATGGAGCCAAAAAAAATTAGGGATGGAACAAATTGAAGCGATATTCAATGAACCGTCGGAAGGTAGTGTTCGCCGGGCAGTAGATGAATTTTGGTCTGCCCTCCAACAATTAGCGATAGAACCTACAGAACTATCCTCTAGGGCTTTGGTAAGGCAGGCAGGGATAACAATGGTAGATGCCTTTAAAACAATGGATCGCCAACTAGAACAGGTAGATAGGGATTATGATGAATTACTAAAGGGTGCAGTGGCGGAGATTAATTCTTTACTTAATCAAATTACCGATATCAATAGAAGGATAGTAAAGGTTACAGCTATGGGGGATTACCCTAACGACCTTTTAGACCAGCGGGATTTAATGTTAGATAAATTAACAGAACTAATCAATGTAGATATGGAGGAAAACAGTAGAGGAGACTTAAAACTATCCTTCGCTGGAGTAACACTAGTTGATTTTGTAGGATTAGGTACAGAAGTAGCCCGCTTTAAAGAAGAAAATGGGGCAATTATTTTAGTTAATAGTAATGGCGATAAAGTAACCGATGAAGAAGGCGATGAAGTTGATGTATTCGGCAACATCCTCCACGGTAAAGTGAAGGGAATTTTAGATGCCAAAGATGCAGTACATAGATATCGAGGTCATTTGGCAGAATACGCCTTAGGTTATGTCGATGCTATAAATAAACAGCATAACGAAGGATTTGATTTAAGTGGAGAAAATGGTGTAGCTTTCTTTGTCTTTGATGGAGAAGAAATAGATATTGCTGGATTAGGCATAGATGAAAAAATCCAGTTAATTAAAAAGTTAGAAGTCAACCCGGAGATAATGAAAAACTTAACTAAAATAGCTGCTAGAGAGAATTTTGACCCAGAAAATCCTGATGCTAACTTAGGTGATGGCTCTAATGCCGTAAAGATGGCAGAACTTAGACATAGCGGTAATTTATCTTATGCCGGTAAAGAAGTGACCTTTGACCAATACTATAGAGCAGTTATTGCCGATTTAGGTATAGAAACAAATGAAACTATCCAAATGACGGAAAACCAAAGGGCATTAGCTCAACAATTTGAATTAAGGCAAGAGGTTTTCCGGGGAGTTTCTTTAGATGAAGAAATGACCAAAATGGTACAGTATCAGCACAGCTATGCTGCCGCCGCACGTTTAACAACTACCATTGATGAAATGATAGATTTAATTGTCAACAGATTAGGAATAGTTGGAAGGTAG
- the csrA gene encoding carbon storage regulator CsrA encodes MLVLTRKKDEGIVIGKDIKVTVLEVKGDLVKLGIEAPKWVNICREELYQDVENLNKMGAKPTGDLKKLASYITKRE; translated from the coding sequence ATGTTAGTTTTAACTAGGAAAAAAGATGAAGGGATAGTCATCGGTAAGGATATTAAAGTTACTGTCTTAGAAGTTAAGGGTGATTTAGTAAAATTGGGGATAGAAGCACCGAAGTGGGTCAATATCTGTCGGGAAGAACTTTATCAAGATGTGGAAAACTTAAATAAAATGGGGGCTAAACCTACTGGGGACCTTAAAAAACTAGCCAGCTATATTACCAAAAGGGAGTAG
- the flgL gene encoding flagellar hook-associated protein FlgL: MRITSRMLMQNMLNNLSRNNQRLAHVSQQLATGKRINKPSDDPGDVVRSLRVRTEVNEIKQYRKNIDTARSILEYSDELLDKIGHAIHRAMELSVQALNDTYDGSQRKMMAKEVNGILEDMLINSNSTFANRYIFAGTYTEPPFEAVRDGGLITEIIFHGNQDPKPFEMGIGQTMDTGMKGEDIFNPVFQGLMSLRDGLNSGDRNAIEEGYTDVKKAFENLLMERAALGARLNQLELTSERMAAAEFNLIRLQIEVEDVDMYEAVMKLKDIEALHQASLNVTARIIQPTLVDYLR, encoded by the coding sequence ATGCGGATAACCAGTAGAATGTTAATGCAAAATATGTTAAACAACCTATCTAGAAATAACCAAAGGCTCGCCCATGTTAGTCAACAATTAGCTACAGGAAAAAGGATCAACAAACCTTCCGACGATCCTGGAGATGTAGTTAGGAGCTTAAGAGTTAGGACAGAGGTTAATGAAATAAAACAATATCGGAAAAATATCGATACTGCCAGGAGTATTTTAGAGTATTCCGATGAGCTATTAGATAAAATCGGTCATGCTATCCACAGGGCTATGGAACTTTCTGTTCAGGCATTAAACGATACCTATGATGGAAGTCAAAGGAAGATGATGGCTAAAGAAGTCAATGGTATTTTAGAAGATATGTTAATAAACTCTAATTCTACCTTTGCTAACCGCTATATTTTTGCAGGGACTTATACCGAGCCTCCCTTTGAGGCTGTTAGGGATGGTGGTTTAATAACTGAAATTATTTTCCACGGAAATCAAGATCCTAAACCCTTTGAAATGGGAATAGGGCAAACAATGGATACCGGCATGAAAGGGGAAGACATATTTAATCCTGTTTTTCAAGGTCTAATGTCTTTAAGGGATGGTTTGAATAGCGGTGATCGTAATGCTATAGAAGAAGGTTATACTGATGTTAAAAAGGCCTTTGAAAATCTCCTAATGGAGCGGGCAGCTTTAGGAGCTAGGCTTAATCAATTGGAGTTGACTTCTGAGCGGATGGCAGCAGCGGAATTTAATCTTATAAGGTTACAAATAGAGGTAGAAGATGTGGATATGTACGAAGCTGTAATGAAACTAAAGGATATTGAAGCTTTACATCAAGCTAGTTTAAATGTAACAGCTAGGATAATTCAACCGACATTGGTAGACTACCTAAGATAG
- the flgM gene encoding flagellar biosynthesis anti-sigma factor FlgM, with protein sequence MKINNLTGIIKSYNLTNKEKNIDIKREHKLEDKFEISQRAKEIAIAKKALAETPDVRMDKVEGIKKKIEEGTYTIDPAQIAVKMLSRR encoded by the coding sequence TTGAAAATTAACAATTTAACGGGAATAATCAAAAGTTATAACTTGACCAATAAAGAAAAAAATATCGACATTAAAAGGGAGCATAAATTAGAAGATAAATTTGAAATATCCCAACGGGCGAAAGAAATTGCCATTGCTAAGAAGGCATTGGCAGAAACACCGGATGTACGGATGGATAAAGTTGAAGGAATTAAGAAAAAAATTGAAGAAGGAACATACACAATAGATCCTGCCCAAATCGCTGTAAAAATGTTAAGTAGGAGGTAG
- a CDS encoding ComF family protein, protein MEILYAISTFIFPDIVKCISCGKRVKNTLPICLDCEKDITYYKDYNTCKNCGGFYHGPYCNKSLKIMAVALYEGNWKELIHRFKFNNHQYLKKGFTKAMLDRLKKDYLPEEFDIVTYIPASKKVLKARGFDQSYLLANELAKLMERPLVKTLTKRGKRPPQHTLDLVKRSQDWEGEFILNPKLKLQGKRILLIDDISTTGNTLLHASKELEKTRCSEIIALVLAN, encoded by the coding sequence ATGGAAATCTTATATGCCATTTCAACTTTCATCTTTCCTGATATAGTTAAATGTATTTCCTGTGGAAAGAGAGTAAAAAACACCCTTCCAATTTGTCTAGATTGTGAAAAAGATATAACCTACTACAAAGATTATAACACCTGTAAAAATTGTGGAGGGTTTTATCATGGACCCTATTGCAATAAAAGTTTAAAAATAATGGCAGTAGCCCTTTATGAAGGGAATTGGAAAGAACTGATCCATAGATTTAAATTTAATAACCATCAGTATTTAAAAAAAGGTTTTACAAAAGCCATGTTAGATAGGCTTAAAAAAGACTATTTGCCGGAAGAATTTGATATAGTAACTTACATTCCTGCCAGTAAAAAGGTTTTGAAAGCTAGGGGTTTTGATCAAAGTTACCTTTTAGCTAATGAATTGGCAAAGTTGATGGAAAGACCTTTAGTAAAGACCTTGACTAAAAGGGGAAAGCGTCCCCCACAGCACACTTTAGATCTGGTAAAGCGGAGCCAAGATTGGGAAGGGGAATTTATCTTAAACCCTAAACTTAAGTTACAAGGAAAAAGGATTTTATTAATTGACGATATATCAACTACAGGAAACACCCTGTTACATGCTAGTAAAGAGTTGGAGAAAACCCGTTGTAGTGAAATTATCGCCCTAGTTTTAGCAAATTAA
- a CDS encoding flagellar protein FlaG, whose translation MKIDTLSVTKTKPVEQIKTDNLTTGQKDMQNPNLNKSYGKDKEKFTPEFLERAVDVLNEAVNFIDKKLQFEIHETTNRTMVKVINRETEEVIREIPPEEILDLVGKITEMVGILMDKRV comes from the coding sequence TTGAAAATCGATACCCTTTCAGTAACCAAAACTAAACCAGTGGAGCAGATAAAAACTGATAATTTGACCACAGGACAAAAGGATATGCAAAACCCAAATCTAAATAAAAGTTACGGTAAAGATAAGGAAAAGTTCACTCCAGAATTCTTAGAACGGGCAGTAGATGTGCTAAATGAAGCGGTTAACTTTATAGACAAAAAGCTTCAGTTTGAAATCCATGAAACTACCAATAGAACTATGGTCAAAGTAATTAATAGGGAAACGGAAGAAGTGATCAGGGAAATACCCCCAGAAGAAATTCTTGATCTAGTAGGTAAAATTACAGAAATGGTAGGAATTTTAATGGACAAGCGGGTGTAA
- a CDS encoding YvrJ family protein, with translation MENILNAVANFGFPIAVTVYLLVRVESRLEQLTNSIYRLAETIASIK, from the coding sequence GTGGAAAATATACTAAATGCTGTGGCTAATTTCGGCTTTCCTATTGCAGTGACGGTATATTTACTGGTCCGGGTAGAAAGCCGATTAGAACAGCTAACCAACAGTATTTACCGTTTAGCAGAAACTATAGCATCGATTAAATAA
- a CDS encoding DUF1659 domain-containing protein, which produces MAQAIIENSRLILVLERDVDDEGNSIKINRTFNRVKTDASNEALKEVAEALASLQIYPLLDVMRIDQSKLV; this is translated from the coding sequence ATGGCACAGGCTATTATTGAAAACTCTAGGTTGATACTGGTTTTAGAAAGGGATGTAGATGATGAAGGCAACAGTATTAAAATTAACCGTACCTTTAACAGAGTTAAAACAGATGCCAGTAATGAAGCCCTAAAAGAAGTGGCAGAAGCTTTAGCTTCATTACAGATTTATCCTCTTTTAGATGTGATGAGGATAGATCAAAGTAAGTTGGTTTAG
- a CDS encoding flagellar protein FlgN, which yields MREIYIKKMAENLKEQTKGYKELLKYSEEKKAALVLAKMEKLDSIIQQEEELIKKLGAFELERLEIQKSLAEALNLPHQDLNWDSLRNVLKKEEEEVLAGITLELKKVIEKLSDINSLNKKLLDQSLKMVQLSLNTIAGEDEKIYSKEPKPKGKGGSFLDIKA from the coding sequence ATGCGGGAAATATATATTAAAAAAATGGCGGAAAATCTCAAAGAGCAAACAAAGGGATATAAAGAGCTATTAAAATACAGTGAAGAGAAAAAAGCAGCTTTAGTCCTGGCAAAAATGGAAAAACTAGACTCTATTATTCAGCAGGAAGAAGAGCTAATTAAAAAACTAGGTGCCTTTGAATTAGAACGGTTAGAAATTCAAAAAAGTTTAGCTGAAGCTTTAAATTTACCACATCAAGATCTTAATTGGGATAGTTTAAGAAATGTATTAAAAAAAGAGGAAGAAGAGGTATTGGCGGGGATAACTTTAGAACTAAAAAAGGTTATTGAAAAACTTTCTGACATCAATAGCTTAAATAAAAAGCTGTTAGATCAGTCTTTGAAAATGGTCCAGCTTTCCCTCAACACCATAGCAGGGGAAGATGAAAAAATATATAGCAAAGAACCTAAACCTAAAGGAAAAGGTGGAAGTTTCCTAGATATCAAAGCATAG